The following coding sequences lie in one Cotesia glomerata isolate CgM1 linkage group LG5, MPM_Cglom_v2.3, whole genome shotgun sequence genomic window:
- the LOC123265541 gene encoding transcription factor E2F5-like, with product MADNQQSRFEKSLGLLTTRFVSLLQKAKDGVLDLKVAADILEVRQKRRIYDITNVLEGIGLIEKKSKNSIQWKGAGPGCNTQEAGAKLGDLKEELRRLEEHEDLLDTHTKWMQQSIKNIECDLKNRQYAYVTYEDIKDQFPNDCVLIIKAPADTVLKVPNLEKIHDDDKDESNYELVLKSPAGEIKVYMIQPLLAENYDSKMRESRLYPEPKGIKREKVEYDQKEEPQPKRRLSRLSRSRDKETMSDEDEEAEETDLLETKILLSGLSTKLRSDSPDSSLLEEFYSDFCGPLLSLSPPPSEKDYHFNLSENEGILDLFDITAK from the exons atggcAGACAATCAGCAAAGTAGATTTGAGAAATCTCTTGGCTTACTAACCACTCGATTCGTATCACTTTTACAAAAAGCCAAGGATGGTGTTCTAGATCTCAAAGTT gcCGCGGATATTTTAGAGGTTCGACAAAAAAGGAGAATTTATGATATAACTAATGTCTTGGAAGGTATTGgattgatagaaaaaaaaagtaaaaattcaatacaGTGGAA aggCGCAGGCCCGGGATGTAATACCCAAGAAGCTGGTGCAAAACTCGGTGATTTAAAGGAAGAACTACGAAGACTTGAGGAGCATGAGGATTTGTTGGATACTCACACTAAATGGATGCAgcagagtataaaaaatattgaatgcGATTTAAAGAACCGTCAGTACGCTTATGTTACCTACGAAGACATTAAGGATCAGTTTCCCAACGATTGcgtgttaataataaaagcaCCTGCTGACACAGTATTAAAAGTAccaaatttggaaaaaatccATGATGATGATAAAGACGAGAGTAATTACGAGCTGGTATTGAAGAGTCCAGCTGGTGAGATTAAAGTTTACATGATTCAACCGCTGTTGGCTGAAAATTATGATAGCAAAATGCGAGAGTCGAGGTTGTACCCAGAACCAAAAGGTATTAAAAGGGAAAAGGTTGAATACGATCAGAAGGAAGAACCTCAGCCAAAGAGAAGATTATCTag attgagTAGAAGTAGAGACAAAGAAACAATGTCTGACGAAGATGAAGAAGCAGAAGAAACCGATTTATTAGAAACTAAAATATTGCTCAGCGGTCTCAGTACAa agcTTCGATCGGATTCGCCTGATTCGAGTTTacttgaagaattttattcagatt tctGTGGACCTTTGTTAAGTTTGAGCCCGCCACCGAGTGAAAAAgattaccattttaatttaagtgaaaATGAAGGAATACTTGACTTATTTGATATCACTgctaaataa
- the LOC123264995 gene encoding protein RER1, protein MMQDEDLGGPTKRNPVMQAFIRISQIYQGYLDLWTPHTISRWIFAGFLVLLFILRILIAQGWYIIIYALGIYHLNLFIGFLTPKSDPAMDYDDGEGPELPTKANEEFRPFIRRLPEFKFWYSVTKSTIIALFCTMFELFNIPVFWPILVMYFITLFCITMKRQIKHMIKYRYLPFTHGKPKYQNHDGNMRVPAK, encoded by the exons ATGATGCAAGATGAGGATCTCGGTGGTCCTACCAAAAGGAATCCTGTCATGCAAGCTTTCATAAGAATATCACAG atatacCAAGGTTATTTAGATCTTTGGACACCTCATACAATATCCAGATGGATATTTGCCGGATTTTtagtacttttatttatattgcgTATTCTTATAGCtcag ggatggtatattataatttatgccTTGGGTATCTACCACCTTAATTTGTTCATAGGATTTCTTACGCCGAAAAGTGATCCAGCAATGGATTACGatg ACGGTGAGGGTCCGGAATTGCCTACCAAAGCAAATGAGGAATTTCGACCATTTATTAGACGATTACCGGAATTTAAATTCTGGTACTCAGTTACAAAATCAACGATAATAGCATTATTTTGCACCATGTTTGAGCTCTTCAACATTCCTGTCTTCTGGCCAATTTTAGTCATGTATTTCATAACATTATTCTGTATTACAATGAAACGACAAATTaag caTATGATTAAGTATCGCTACTTGCCATTCACTCACGGCAAACCAAAGTACCAAAACCATGATGGCAATATGAGGGTACCAGCTAaataa